GAGCGGGATGCGGCCCTTGCCGCCCTCGACTCGGGCGCCGATATCGTCGTCCTCGGCTCGGGCGCCCTTGGCAACGCCGAGGGCGATGATCAGGGCGCGGCCGTGCGGTCCCGCATCGATCATGCCATCGCGGCCGGCGCGACGAAGGTGTTCCTCACGGCGGCTCCGAAGCAGCTGCTCGACCGGTCGGGACTCAACGTGCCCCGCTCGGTCGCCATCGGCTCACCGCGGTCCATGTACCTCACCCAGCTCAAGTCCCGCAGCCCGCTCTACGAGGCGGATGCGGCTGTCGTCGATACGACGGACGGTGACTGGGAGGCGCTCGCCGACCAGATCGAGACCCTCTGAACCGGCGGTGGGAATACCGAGTGCAGGCGTGGTCCTGTGACCATCCGCCGCAGTCGGCTGACGGTCACCTTTGTCTCAGCTGTGGCTTCTCGCTCACATCCGAGCGGTGATCTTGGGCCGTGGAACAGCGACCCGGTAATGTGTGGGTGACTGAGCTGAAGGAGTTTTCTATGGCAACCACGAACGATCTGAAGAACGGCATGGTGCTCGTAATCGACAACCAGCTCTGGCAGGTTGTCGAATTCCAGCACGTGAAGCCGGGCAAGGGCCCTGCCTTCGTCCGTACCAAGCTCAAGAACGTCATGTCCGGCAAGTCCGTCGACCGTACGCTCAACGCCGGCGTCAAGGTCGAGACCGCAACCGTCGACCGCCGCGATATGCAGTACCTCTACAACGACGGCACCGACTACGTGTTCATGGACCTCGACACGTACGACCAGATCAGCATCAGCCCCGAGGTTGTGGGCGATGCGAAGAACTTCCTCCTCGAGAACCAGAACGCAATCGTGGCCACCCACGAGGGCAACGTTCTCTTCATCGAGCTGCCGACCTCTGTCGTCCTCGAGATCACCTACACCGAGCCGGGCCTGCAGGGCGACCGCTCCTCGGCCGGCACGAAGCCCGCCACCCTTGAGACTGGCTACGAGATTCAGGTGCCCCTGTTCCTCAACGAGAAGACGAA
This is a stretch of genomic DNA from Flaviflexus salsibiostraticola. It encodes these proteins:
- a CDS encoding shikimate kinase — its product is MIILVGPPGTGVRELVTILESRGRTTVDSDRLAEEREGMPLSDLAISGGPTRYAEAERDAALAALDSGADIVVLGSGALGNAEGDDQGAAVRSRIDHAIAAGATKVFLTAAPKQLLDRSGLNVPRSVAIGSPRSMYLTQLKSRSPLYEADAAVVDTTDGDWEALADQIETL
- the efp gene encoding elongation factor P, whose product is MATTNDLKNGMVLVIDNQLWQVVEFQHVKPGKGPAFVRTKLKNVMSGKSVDRTLNAGVKVETATVDRRDMQYLYNDGTDYVFMDLDTYDQISISPEVVGDAKNFLLENQNAIVATHEGNVLFIELPTSVVLEITYTEPGLQGDRSSAGTKPATLETGYEIQVPLFLNEKTKVKVDTRTGDYLGRATD